The following nucleotide sequence is from Vanrija pseudolonga chromosome 4, complete sequence.
CGCGTGCGTGAGCAGCGGCTGGTGCAGCTCCTTGCGGATGAAGCGCGAGCCAACGGCAATGACGGCCGTGAAGAGAATGGTCGAGCCGCGGATGTAGTCGAGTGTGTGGACTGGTGTCAGCGGGAGGGAGGTTGGAGCCTTACGATTTGGGTCGAGAATCGCGATCATGGGGTTGAGGTGGCGATGGAAGCTAGATGGGTTAGGTTGGGGGGTGTACTTGAAACCCACAATTGCAGAATCTCGTCGGCTTCTATCAGACTGAGATAATGCAGCGCAACTGTTGTCAGCTCGGAACAAGGCGCCCCCAGCTTACCAGGGTCAGACTGCTTCGACTCGGTCGTCTCGAAGAACACGTGGTCGAGCTGGTGGAGCCTCAAGCTCCCCACCGTGGGGTTTACTGGCCCGCCAGGCCCCTCCTCCGGCAAAttggggtcgaggcgctcgctcACGTCCACCATCTGGGCACGGCGAGCATGCGACGGCACGCCGTTTCGTCCCGAGAGGGCAGAAGAAGACAGAGAGTGTGGACTCATGTTGTACCCCATGTTGGAGGAACCGTTGGCGTCCCGGTGGTCCGACATGCCgagggacggcggcgcgaagCTGCTGTTCCCGTTCGTGAGCGAGCTCGAGTACCCGTTCGACACGAGCTTGGGCGTTGTCAGACCATTTCCAAGCTCGagacgcgtcgacgaggtgggagCTTGCGTGTTCACCGCCTGCCGTATGGGGGAGGAGTGGGACATTGTGAATGAGCGCTCGGTGACCAGCGGTGGGCGGGTGAAGGCGTCCCCATGCGCTGGCCGCTTTGCAGGCTTGTCATCTTCCGACCTGGAAAGTCAGATGTGGTCACGGGGCAATGGGTTGCCCGCAGTGCTGAGCAAAGCCCGGAATTGACTTACTCGTCCGTCTCAGAGCCCAGGTCCGCAccatcagcagcagctgcggcggcctcggcagcagccttctgtcctcgtcgtcggcgcttTTGGTAGATACACTTGAGCTTGAGGCGCTCTGGGTAGGTGAGTTTCAAGCTGGGAGGCGCACCTACGGCATCTCTGGCACGGTGATGCTTCTGTGCCGTCTTTGGGCGCCAAGCACCGCGTCTGGACTGTCAGCTAACACGGCGGTCCTTGTAGCTCACCTTGAGGTGTCGGCAGATTAGGCATCTGTGGCGGTGACATTGAGGAAGGAAGGCAACGAAGGATGAAGGTGGGAAGAAGgtgacgatgaggaggaagacgatgCGGGGGAAACACAACCACCAGGCAGATCAATCCCCCCGGCGATCAGCAACGACCGTGCGGGGAAGGCATTGAACGCGCGgtaacaacaacaaggaGACACCACCGTcagcgccgaccgaccggccTCCGCTCCGCGACACACTCACGCCAATCGCTGTTTTGGCCGTTCCGGACTCATTGTTAGATAGCGTACACGGTGATGAGATGGACGATGGAGATGTCTGGGGAACGGACAAGGTGATAGAGGGGTGCATGTATGCGTGCCGGTGGGACCCCCTTCGTGCCGGCCGGTTCACCCTCCTTGGCCCCGCACAGAAATCTCAACGCCGTATCGTAACACCGTGTCTCAACGCCGTATGCACTGTAGCGGGTCCCAGAGCCGGCGCCGTGCGGCGGTCTTACAGCGGAGCCGGTCACGGGATGAAGCCGAGAGCCGGGAGTTGCCAGATGCCACAACCACGTGGCTTGTGTATTTCCGCCACGTGACTTGACCCTGACCATCAGTCTCGCTCGCGCATGCGCGTTCAGCAGCCAGGCCAGCAGTGACGTTCTCGTCGTCTGTCGTCAGTCAGCGAACACGGAAGACCAATCGACCACAAACGACCATCAGCAGTCGGGTCGCAACGTCTAAACTCTTGCAACTCTCACTCTCTCCTACTCTCAACCACTACCCCCCCGCGCCCATCATGCCGGTGGCAACAgtcaccaccagcgccgcgggctccctcgccctgctcaaggacgacgaccgcgacgtcCGCGTCTACGCTCTCGAGTACCTCCTCTCCATCGTGCCCCAGTTCTGGGCAGAGATCTCCGAGGAGCTCCCTTACATGTGAGCTATTGGTCCCCGGGAGCTCAGCTGACGTCGCAGTGAATCCCTTGCCGACCCCCAGGTGTCGGAGCTGCCTGCTGAGGCacgcccgctcgctgcgctgctcTGCTCCAAGGTCTTCTTctacctcggcgagcgtgacGAGGCTGTCGAGTTCGCCCTGCGCGCATCGGCTGCCTTTGAGAAGGAGCCATACGGCGAGTTCAAGGAGACCATCATTGCTGGCTgcgtcgaccgcgccatTGCCGACACCAACGCCGGCAACAAGGTCGActcgcgcctcgaggagattgtcgacgGTGTGATTAGACAAGGATCGAGTGATGGTGCCAAGCTGGTTAGTTGGCCACTGATGCCCTGGATTCAGCTGACATGCCCAGGCTATCGGCCTTGCCCTctccctccgccgcctcaaCCTCATCGAGGCCATCTACCTCCAGTCGACCGCGCCTTCCgaggcctcctcctccaagGCTGTGGAGCGCAAGTCGGCCGACGGCATCCTCCACGACGAGGGACTTCTGCGCTacatcctcgccgagaccATTGGTGGTGCGGGTGGCAGCGACGCGTGGCCAGACTCGTTCCGACGAGACGTGAGTCGTGTGGTCAACGACCCAAAGGTAGTGCTGACGCATCCTAGCTCctggcgctcctcctcaagctcTTCCAGCGCACCACGCCCTCCGACTACAACTCGATTACCCAAATTTGGGTTCAGctgggcgacgccgccgccgctggtgccggcATTGTCGACCTCATGAACAAGGGTGGAGACCGCGGACGCCTCGAGGCGTACCAGATCGCCTTCGACGTCACCGACATGGCTCCCCAGAGCTTCCTGGAGACCTTGAGGACCAAGGTTGCCGAGAGCGGGTGGGGACCTGACGGCACGTCGGGAACCGAAGAGGAGCGTACCAACCTCGAGGAGATCCTGAACGGCTcccgcatcgccgagctgtCGATCAACTTCCTCAAGAAGCACAACCAGACCGACATGTCCATCCTCAAGGTCACAAAGGACTCGCTCGAGGACCGCTACTCGATCTACCACTCTGCCATCACCTTCACCAACGCCTACGCCCACTGCGGTACCACCTCGGACCGCTTCCTCCGCGAGAACCTCGACTGGCTTGGCAGAGCCTCCAACTGGGCCAAGTTCTCGGCGACtgctgccctcggcctcatccACCGTGGCTCGTACATCAACGGCGTTCGCGTTGTCAGGCCATACCTCCCCGGCGGAGCTGCTCCATCCAAGTTTAGCGAGGGTGGTGCTCTGTTTGCGCTGGGTCTCATCTACACTGGCAGGAAGGAGGGAGCTGAGGCCGAGCTGAGGAAGGGACTGTCCGACGTCAACGACCCCATCGTCCAGCACGGTGCGGCCCTTGGTCTCGGTGTCTCTGCTCTTGCTACTGGCGATGAGGGTGAGTTGCAATATCCACGTCCCTCTGCTAACTCCCACAGACATCTACGATGAGCTCAAGGCCATCCTCTTCCAGGACAACGCTACGTCGTCAGAGGCTGCTGGTTACGCAATGGGCCTGGTCATGCTCGGCCAGCCCAGCGAGCGTGTTCTTGACGAGCTTATTGCCTACGCTGGCGAGACGCAGCACGAGAAGATTGTCCGCGGTGTTGCCATCGGTACCGCCCTCATTATGTACGGCAAGCGCACTGCTGCCGACTCTGTCATCGACAAGTTCACCAAGAGCAACGACGCCATCCTGCGCTACGGTGGCATGTTCGTCTACGCCCTCGCCTACGTCGGTACTGGTGACAACAAGGTCATCAAGCAGCTCCTTCACTTCGCCGTGTCCGAtgtcaacgacgacgtccgccgtgccgccgttATTGCCCTTGGCTTTGTTCTCTTCCGCAACCACACCCAGGTGCCTCGCATcgtccagctcctcgccgagagCTACAACCCCCACGTCCGCCACGGTGCtaccctcgccctcggtaTCTCGTGTGCGGGCACTGGTCTCGAGGCCGCCATCGACATGCTCGAGCCGATGACTCGCGACCCCGTCGACTTTGTTCGCCAGGGCGCCTACATTGCCCTAGCCATGATCCTCATCCAGCAGACCGAGGCCCAGACccccaaggtcaaggagatCCGCGAGCTCTTCGCCAAGGTCGTCACCGACAAGCACGAGGACCCCATGGCCCGCTTCGGTGCCTCGCTTGCCCAGGGTATCATCGACGCTGGTGGCCGCAACATGaccatctcgctcgccactCGCGCCGGTACCCCTGACATGAAGGCCATTGTCGGTATGGTTCTGTTCGTCCAGTTCTGGTACTGGTTCCCTCTGGCCCacttcctcggcctcacctTCCAGCCCACAACGATTATtgctgtcgacgacaagctccGTATCCCCAAGGTTGACTTTGTCTCGTGGGCCAAGCCCTCCAAGTTCGACTACCCCTCGACTGCCAAGCCTGTcgtggagaagaagaaggagaaggtcAACGCCGCTGTTCTGTCCACGACTGCCAAGCAGCAGGCTCGTCTCAAgagcaagaaggccgagcagggcgaggcTATGGACACGGACGACAAGCCCgaggcctcgtcgtccaagaccgaggccaaggacaaggagtcCAAGCCAACTGAGGCTCCCCAGGCCATTGTCAGCAACATGTCCCGCATCACCCCCCAGCAGCTCCCCTACGTCACCGGTCCCTTCGACCCCTCGTCTGTGGCTTCGGCGTCCAAGTCGGCGGATGCCGCTGTCTCGACGGAGGCCCTCGCTCCTCCCAAGAAGGGACGATACCTCCCCATCCGTGGTgttggcgacgccgacgccttccaggccgacaaggctgctgccggtcgcgcgcgtgtcggATGGAGCGGCAAGATCCTCCTGGTTTCCGACACcaagcccgacgccgagggcgagtacattgagctcgacgcgaccTTGTGGCCTCGTGGCGTCCAGGAGGAGCCCGCTGCCCCTGCTGCCCCAGAACCGGTTGCGGCCCCTTcagcagctgctgccgccgctgctggatTGAACTGGGACGGCGCGATCCCCGCGGCATTCGAGTACGAGTTTGAGGACTAGAGACTTTAGAGTTCTAGTTGGTGAGGCGATCCCGTCACAGCCATGTAGAGTGACAAGCAGCGTACGGCAGGGAGAGAGACTGTCGTCAATGTAGAGCAGCAAAGAGCATGTTATGCAGCATATTGGGAACGAGCAGGAAAAGCAACGGCTGAAGCAAGAGCCATTAACATGCATTTGGGCAGTCTTCTATTGGCGCTTCTACAGTGAGTGGTGTGGGATTGGAACGAAGCTGGGTGTGGGTGTATGTGTTGATCGATTATCGAGTGAACTGCATGAGGTAACCCTGATCATCGTCAGCAAAAGCCTACGGTCGATCATGTTCGCGACCTACCCTTGCATCGCGGACGGAGAAGAGCCACAGGTTCCCCGTCTTGCGGTACTCTCGCACCGCTTCGCGAATCGACTCGGCATACTTGCGGTCCGATGTCGGCAGCGCAGACAGCTTGGCGCGCCATGCCTCATCCTCCATGACCCACGCCGTGTCGTGGGCGAGCTGACATACGAGGTCGGTGGGGTGCAGGTCGACGCCCAGGATGGGGAGCGTCGACTTGACGGAAGCGGCAAACTCGAGTGCTGCTGGGTCAGCCTTCTGCATCTCTCTGCACCCACCCTTGTCATAGTAGACGTTCTTTGACGCATGTCGGTGCGTCCGCTTCGCCTTGCCCTTTGTCTGACGCGTAACCACCGGGTCGGGTGGCAGGACAAGCTTGATGTCAACGTCTGAAGGCTTGGCGGACCCGTCAATGGGTAGGTCCTTCTCCTTCGAGACGGCAACCGAACCCTCTTGAACAGCGTACGAGGCATCGACCTTGCGCTGCTCCGAGATCGCATTACGGAGCCATGCAGTGAGCTCGTTGCGAGGAACTTCCTCTTCTGAGCGGCGCAAGACGTTGCGAACCTTCATGGTAGGGCGTGCACGGGCAATCACCAAGAACCTGGTGGTTAGCAACACACCCTTCCACCGCAACTCACAAGATATTCTGGTCCAAGCATTCCTGTGTCACGTCTTCTAGGGGCCGTCCGTCGTCGTACTGCAAGTCTGCGCGCACACCAGCACGCCAGAGCTCACCCACAATACCGAGACGCACTTCCAAGTCTGCCTGGCCAGTGGCCGTAACGTAGACGTCGCAACGCTGCCAGTCAGCATTCGCTTTCAAGAGTAAACGTACAGTTGGGGAGAACAGCCCAAACGATCGCTCATCTTCGTTGGCCTTGACCATCAAGCGCTCAGCTAGTGCACTCTCCTGCTTGCGGACAATCTTGGCCAGTGGGCTGTGTCCGGGtcagcctcgtcgccacATGGACACTGAACCAACTCACTCGACTGCGACCGACATGCCTGCGCCGTAAACCTTGTTCGTGTGCATGGCCGGCTCCTTGAAGTGCTCCAGCAGAGAGTCGTACCGTCCACCAtaggcgacgacctcgccatgCTTTCCTCGACGAACCACCTCGAACATGAAGCCGCCGCGGAAGTACTCGGCATTCCGCGACAGAGTAGGTCGAAACAAGATCTTCCTGTTGACGCCACAtgcgcgagcgagcttgATGACCTCGGCAATCTCGTCCAACGCGGCTGACAGTTTTCTTCTCGATGCGGAGAAGGTAGCCTCAATCTTCTTTCTCACCGCCAAGAATTCTCCAGGAGCGCTGATCTGCTCCAGGTCGTTGGCAATGTTCCTAGGAAGCCCTGGTATTGTTCCAAAGGGCGAGGCTCGGGCACTTCCAAACGACACGCCTGTGGTGGGTGTTTTGAACGCCTTGAGCACACGGGATCGAACGGACACTGGAGCAGACGCCAATATTGTCGCCAGGACTGCCGGTGTCAGCTCGACTCCTATCGTTCAACTTGAGCGTACCACTCTCGTGGCTGACATGAATCTCATAGTCATGCAAACTGGCTACCTTGCCGCCCTGGCACTCGGCGATAaccttgtcgacgacgtcgagcagctcagCCTCCGCACACTGCGAGCGCAGTGGTGAGATGATGTCGAAACACAGCTCGGTAGAGCTGCTCGGctggccgcccgccgctgtcTCCCTGTAGCGTTGGCCGATGTGGTATCGCTTGATGCGTTCGATTGATCGCCGCGAGGCGTTGCGAGCCATGGCCAGGAGGTTTGACGATGGCAGCTGGACAAATTTGCCGTTGGGGTCCAAGAACCTTGCCGGGTTGAGCTCTGGGAACGAGCTGAGCAGCGTCGTCTCGGGGATGAGGAGTGGGAGGGCGTCATGCACAGCTCCATGGCGCTGGAACAGGTCCGCGATTCGGCGGACAGTGCCAGTGATCCACACATGGAGACCATCATTGTCTTCCGTGTCGTACGTGtagtcgtcgaggcgggtgTCGATTCTGAACGAGTTTGCGTGTGACTCAAACAATGCGTCGACGAGTTGCGAGTACTTCTCCGATCTGGGATTGGTGACTTCGCCAATGACTTCTCTGTACACCGCATCCTCCTTATCAGAGGAGGGAACGAGGGGCCCATCAAGCAGCTGGGTGGCCCTGGGTCGATGCGTCGGGTCATGCCGCAGCAAGAGAGAGATAATCTCACGCTGCTTGGGCATAAGGGTGGGTGGCCATGCTGCGGGGaacgcccagctcgacttGCGCAGCTCTGTAATGGTCTGCACACGCTCCATACCCGTGCTGAACGGGAAGCACATCTCGAAGAAGATGATACCGAGCGAGTACATGTCAGCCTGGGAGGTCAGCTTCGAGAAGGCACGCGTTGCTCACCTTCTCATCATATGACTTGGTCGAAACCACTTCCCGGGTCGACAACACCTCTGGGGCAATGTACAGGCTGGTACCGATGTTGGACGTGCGGTCCGACACCTCAGTTGATGCCTGAACCGACCCTGTTGGGTTCTCAGACGACGTATCTGTGGTCTTTTGCCGTCAGCAGCGACCCGACATGACAACCCACCGCCAGGCCAAAGTCTGCAATCTTGACGTTTCCCGTCGTATCCAAAAGAATGTTCGACGGCTTCAGGTCTGCCTGTCAGCATTACACCCAAACGCATACGACTCACCTCGATGTACAATGCCCAAGCTAGACATGTGGGCCAAGGCCTGGAGGATCTGCTTGAGCAGACGCCACGTCTCCTCTTCAGACAGACCTTCCGTGATCGCTTCACGGAGTGTCTGCTTCTCCACAAACTCCATCTGGATGTACAGGATCTCCTGTACGCTCCCAtcgtccgtcgtcgtggttgcAAAGGACGCGGAAGGCTTGGAGCCGCTGACGACAGGAATAGGTTTGGGAACCGCCTTGGTTGGTGGGCGGCCGCGCTTGAGAGACTGTGAGGGGTCGCCAACGGTCCTTGCACTGCCTGCACTGTCCTCGCTATCACCGCTGCTCTCGCTGGTCgtgtcgctctcgtcgctgtccGAATCATCCGTGTCGTCCCTCATTCGGGTGAACTGTCCGAATTGTCCGTTCCCATTGCTCTCATCCGTCActtcatcgtcctcgtcctcgctgtcctcctcgtcgttcGCGGAGAAGCGGATGCGGGGGAATGATTGGCTCCGCGAGCGATTGAGTCGGGACTCGTCCCAGTTGATTGCCAAGGGATCGCCAGGCTcactcgccgacgacacaTTGGATGAGGTgacggccgacggcgtgccaATCGAGTCGACTCCTCCCGGGGACGGAGCAACCGCGGCCTGACCAACCGTTTCTCGCCAACAGCCGTAGTATCGAACAATGTGCTGGTGGCTGACTCGGGAGAGACTTTGCACCTCGCGAAGCACGCGGCCAAAGTCTTCTTCTGGACGGAGCTTGACCTTTTCTGCAGTGTCAGGAAGGCCGGAAGTACCGCACTCACTGATAGCATATGGGCGTCCGTCCAACTTGTTCCTAGCCTTCACGACTTCGCCAAAGCCTCCCTTGCCGAGCCATTCAACTTCCTCAAAGTCTGTTCGGTATCGTGACGCTTCTGGCCGCACAGGGAAGGCTGGGATGTAAGAAGAGAATCCTTGTCCAAACACCGGGGACGTGCCAAGAGACTGATGGATACTCGAACTGGCCGAGGCAGTTGCGGAGCCGGGGAGGGACATGTGGCCTGGTGGTTAGCGCTTGCATGATGACGGTCTCACTTGGAAGGGCGCGAAGCGGTCGACGCGTTGACTCTTCTTCTGACCGAATCTTCACCAACGCCTCCTCGGCTGACAGACGCTTCTTGGGTGAAGGGTTGAGAAGCCCGCTCAGGAGCGTAGTGATCAGCGGTGAGACGCCTCCAGGTGCTGGGGGCTGGTTAGCATGCCCCCATCTAACGTGCTTACCATGCTCCAACAAAGTGCGGAGGTCGGGGTACGTCCACAGACAGTCCTTTCCGAACAGAAACTGCAACAGCAATAGACCCGCTTGCCAGATATCACGCTTCGGCGACGCGGACGTCGGCGAGTCAATCTCGTCCGGGGATAGCCACGAGTCTGGGTATGCGTCCGGCAAGGTTTTGAGGAAGGGGTTCGAGCGGTGATACTCTGCAATGCGGCGCGCGTAACCAGTGCCAAACATCTTGAGGCACACCTCGCCTGGGTTCTGAGAActgatgaggacgaggtcggtgtCGAGTTCTGGGTTGTCAGCTAAGTGAAGCTCCAGATAGCTCACGTTTCTGCGAGTGGTGGTTGCGGTGGAGATCTGCAAGACCAGACAATATCTGCGTAATGTACTCCTGATGGGTTAGCGGGTAAACACGTGCACAAACCCACCTTTGCCGTCTCCTCCCCAAAGCCGTTCTTCGGGAGCCAGTTCCTCAGCTTGCCTCCCTCTGCGACGCGCTCCACGACCACAATGAGCCGCTCCCATCCCTTGGGACTCTTGGTGCGCTGCACGGCGTATATTCTCGCGACGTGCTCCGACACGACGCCCTTGACGCGCGTGATTTCCGTCACGACCGAGTCGATGCGCTTCTGGCCATGCGTGCCGAGGTAGTAGTTCTTGCTAAAGTCGATGACCTGGACGGTGACTGACGGTGGGGAGGCGGTCACGAAGCCGGCCGTGCTGATCGGCTCGGCGGTGTAGCTCGTCCACATGGCCTCGCGGCGTCCGCCGAAACACGTCCAGGcggcccactcgccctcgtgcCCCTCCACACTGATCGGCGAGTCAAGAATCAGCTCgcgcgtctcgagctcgccgtcggcgagggtcgCGAGGTTCTCGTTGCGCTGTTTCTGCTGCGCTTCAAGCATCGCCTGTCGCGCCTTCTCTTcacgcctcgacgcgtcgaggatgaTCTTCTCGTTCAACAGCCGGTCTTGCTCGGCTGCAAGGGCGCGCCGTTGCTGCCTGTCTGCTTCGACCTGTGCCGCTTCGGCCTGAGTTGTTAGCGGGTGGCgtggatgaggaggaagaatGATAAGATAGGATCGCGGTTCTCAATCAGAACAACACGGGGAGCCGAGACCAACTTACCGCCTTCTGGGCCTCTTCTCGTATCGCCATCTCCTCCATCAATGTCGGCTCTGGCTCGCCTGGTTTGGGCAACAGGATATGGTTGACCGATATGAACTCGCGCACCACGTCTATGAGCTAGAGGTCAGCGAGGCTCATTCAGATCGACGAACATCAAAGATCatgggcgcgccggcgctcgcctTCGCCTTCTCCTGTAGTAGTTTCGCAAGTGTCTTGACATGTACCGCGGTGAGCTTGACCGGCTCGATGAGGGagaggggcggcggctggtCTGGGTAGTTCTGGAGGGATCAGCCCGTTGCCAGAGGTGGGTGCGGTGTCGCTCTCGCACGCTTGCTGTGCCGCTGCAAGCCATGCCCTCCAACTCACCTTCGTCATCCGCCCCTTGAGCTTGACGCTCACGCGCGGATCATCCATAGCGCGCAGCTGCACCTCCCACCACCCGGCCTCGCCAGCAGTTCCCCATGCTGTCTTCTTGATTGGAATGTCGTGCCAGTCATCCTGAAGTGGTGTGAGTGACCAGTTCATCAGTGCAGAGAGGGCCGTGGGTGCACATGCCAGCGCTGGACGGACGTGCGGGACTTGGTCTCTCGCGTTCGTTCGCGGGCACACGACCCACTCACCATATAGATTGCGCGAAGTGCTTCGAGCTCCTCATCTTGGACGGCCTTATTAGGCTCTGTCATCGAACATTGCCgctgtgtggtggtgggggaaAGAAGATTTAAAGAGTCGTGTCGGGCAGGGCTGTGCGCTGCTCCGGGGTATGGGGGAAAGCAAGAGCAAAGGCTCGGGGCCGGCTGTTGTTATctgtcgccgcggcggcggcggttgcgagcggcgacggtcGCATCTCGCATCTCCTTCCTTCATTGTGACGTTGAGTTTGAGCACGTGACTGACTTGACTGGCCAGGAACGACGTCACAATCCACCGCGTAGCTCTGCAGCTGCCTCCACTTCGACTCGACGGCCGGAACTGCACTACtactcgtcgacctcggcgcgtcgactCGACGAGCACAACTCGAAACAGCAACATAAATATACACCATCGTCTCATCTTCTCAGACACCGCGACCAATCCGAGCCTATCATCCGACTCGGCGCTCCGAGTCACTGCTGCTCGCTCCTCACTCCGACCCCTCACCCCTCACTTCGCGCCATGCCTCGCCCACccgtccgactcgtcctcTTCGACGTCTTTGGTgcgaagccgccgccgctacccCCGCTAATAGACCCCAGACACGCTCGTGACCCCGCGCTTGCCAGTGCACGACCAGtatgccgccgaggccgtgcgTCTCGGGCTGCGCGTGACGCCAGCGGGCGTCAAGGCAGGTTTCCGGCCTGGTTAGTCGCGCTCCCTTGTGATGAGCTAACCCCCAGCGTTCAAGGAGATGAACGCCCAGTATCCGCTGTACGGCAAGCACTCGGTGCCCCCTCTCACGCCGGAGAAGTGGTGGTCGACCCTGATACACAAGTGCATGGTgcatgccggcgccggtgcgtccgaggtcgaccagaagggcagcgagctggccgctgcgctgctgAAGCGCTTCGAGAGCGAGGTCGGCTACCGCGCATTCGAAGACACCATGCCCACACGTAAGAGGTCACGGGGAAGAGGGAGCTGACGCGGCAAGTCCGCGGCCTGCGCGAACTGGGGATCAAGACGTCGGTCGTTTCCAATGCCGACCCGCGGATCAACCTCACGCTCACGGCCCTCGGTATCGAGGACTTGCTTTCGTTCCCGCCCACGCTGAGCTgggacgtcgaggccagcAAGCCTGACCGCGAGATctttgcgcgcgcgtgcgatGCCTGCGGGGAAGCCATGGGCGAGGGTGTGATCATGGTAGGGGACGAGCTTGAGGCGTGAGTTTGTTGGCGTCATGGCAGGGCTGACAGAAGCGACTTTGGCGGTGCAACTGGCGCAGGGATCGAGGGAAGGTTGATTCGCAGGTCCGGAGAATGGTCAGAGGGCGCAATTCGCGAGGCTGAGGAAGACCTCGGGAGCGTCAATGTCGTACACAGCCTCGAAgaggtcctcgccgaggctaGAGCTCGTCAGGGAGCATAGAACAAGAAGCACATCGTTAACATCTACACTATGTATTGTATCAATCGGGCAAGTCGACCCGTCAAGGAGTCCTAATAATCTACACTGTTGATCGCGGCCTAGTCTGCCAGCCTCCTGATCGTACGCCTGTccttgtcgccgacgaccttgacgaTACCCTCGTTCGAgagctccttgacgacctcggagAACTCGTGGTGGTCGATCGGAACGGTTGACTGCGTCTCGAGGCTCCTGATGGCTGCGTTCCACCTGAGACCGGtgcggccagcggcgtcgacaagcgTCAAGATCTCACGCTTGAGGTCGGCACGGACACGGCGGGCCGTCTGGCCAGCGCCGGTCGTGATGAGGTCCAGGTCAATCTGGCCAGTGAGGGGGTCGGTAGCACTCTCACGGAGGGCAGCGCGGATAAGTCGAGTGGCCTCGACaacgtcctcgaggtcgaccgtGTCAGAGAAGCGCATACGGGCGTGCGCCTCTGACAAACGAATCATGCTCTCCAGCTGACGCGTGGTGGCCGTAATACGCTTCTCGGCAGAGCGCGAGTCCTCACCAACCTTGCGCATCTCGACATAGGCTGAGACAAGGGCGTTGGAcgcgagctcggtgagcaCCGGGTTGACCTTGGCACGGGCATACGTGATGTAGGCAGTGAGTTCATCAAGGGGCTGGGATGGTTAGGGCGACGCTGCGGACAGTGGACCTACCAAGATGTCTTCGCCAGCAGTTTTTGGCTTGTCTTCGAGGTACAGACCAACAAGGTGGGCAGCCAACCTGCGATCGTTCATCTCGTCAACCTTGTCGAGAACGAGGTAGAGGAGGTCGAAACGGGAGATGAGAGTGGGCGGCAGGTCAATGTTGGCCGGAATAGGCAGCTTGGGGTTGTAGCGCGAACCGATCGGgttggcagcagcaagg
It contains:
- the RPN2A gene encoding 26S proteasome non-ATPase regulatory subunit 1 A; protein product: MPVATVTTSAAGSLALLKDDDRDVRVYALEYLLSIVPQFWAEISEELPYIESLADPQVSELPAEARPLAALLCSKVFFYLGERDEAVEFALRASAAFEKEPYGEFKETIIAGCVDRAIADTNAGNKVDSRLEEIVDGVIRQGSSDGAKLAIGLALSLRRLNLIEAIYLQSTAPSEASSSKAVERKSADGILHDEGLLRYILAETIGGAGGSDAWPDSFRRDLLALLLKLFQRTTPSDYNSITQIWVQLGDAAAAGAGIVDLMNKGGDRGRLEAYQIAFDVTDMAPQSFLETLRTKVAESGWGPDGTSGTEEERTNLEEILNGSRIAELSINFLKKHNQTDMSILKVTKDSLEDRYSIYHSAITFTNAYAHCGTTSDRFLRENLDWLGRASNWAKFSATAALGLIHRGSYINGVRVVRPYLPGGAAPSKFSEGGALFALGLIYTGRKEGAEAELRKGLSDVNDPIVQHGAALGLGVSALATGDEDIYDELKAILFQDNATSSEAAGYAMGLVMLGQPSERVLDELIAYAGETQHEKIVRGVAIGTALIMYGKRTAADSVIDKFTKSNDAILRYGGMFVYALAYVGTGDNKVIKQLLHFAVSDVNDDVRRAAVIALGFVLFRNHTQVPRIVQLLAESYNPHVRHGATLALGISCAGTGLEAAIDMLEPMTRDPVDFVRQGAYIALAMILIQQTEAQTPKVKEIRELFAKVVTDKHEDPMARFGASLAQGIIDAGGRNMTISLATRAGTPDMKAIVGMVLFVQFWYWFPLAHFLGLTFQPTTIIAVDDKLRIPKVDFVSWAKPSKFDYPSTAKPVVEKKKEKVNAAVLSTTAKQQARLKSKKAEQGEAMDTDDKPEASSSKTEAKDKESKPTEAPQAIVSNMSRITPQQLPYVTGPFDPSSVASASKSADAAVSTEALAPPKKGRYLPIRGVGDADAFQADKAAAGRARVGWSGKILLVSDTKPDAEGEYIELDATLWPRGVQEEPAAPAAPEPVAAPSAAAAAAAGLNWDGAIPAAFEYEFED